GGTCGTCCTCGCTCAGCCAGCGTGCTTCGTCGTCGGTCGGGTGCAGGCTCTGGGTCTGCGCGTCGTAGCGCCAGGTCGCGACGCGGGCACGTCCGCCGGCGGGGAAGCGGCACTCGATCGTCCACCCGCGGTCGCCGCGGTAGGCGTCCCAGTTCATGTCGGATGCGGCCACGCCACGGTGCGAAAGACGGCTGCTGACGCGTTCGCCGACCGTGGTGCCCTGCTCACGTCCGCCGACGCGGACGTGCAACGGCAGCTTCTGTGCGGTGAGCGCCACGTGGTCGCGCTCGGCGCGGATCGGCGGTTCGAATCGGCCGACCTTGTCGGTGGACCAACCGGTGCGCTCGGCGACCTCGTCGATCGTCAGACCGGAGCGCAACAACGCCTGGATGTCGCGGGGACGCACGTTCGGGTCGACGCCGTCGTCGTTCAGCCGGGAGCGCACGGCGCGGACGGCGCTGCGCAGGGCATCGTCGATCTCGACCTGGTGCTGTTCACCGTCCTCGTCGACGAGGAGCAGTCGCGTGCCTTCGTCATCGACACCGACGAATCGCAAGTCGCGCATGTGTATGTATGCCTTCCCGGGCTTCGACAAACCGTGGTTCACCTTGCCACGGTGAGTGTGATCGGACCGGACGGCACGCCGGGCGCGAGGCACACACGAGACATCGACGGGTGCCGCGCCCCGCCCCGGGGACGAGGGTGACAATGGACCCATGAGTTCTCCCACCGCCGACCCCCGTGACCCTGCGGACTCCGGCTCCGCACCCATGAACCCCGAGGCAGCGTCGGATGCCACCACGGATCCCACCACGGATCCCACCACGGATCCCACCACGGACATCGGGCAGACCACCCCTGAGCCCCAGCCGTCGGGCGAGGGTGGGGACACCGCTCTGCCGCCGTACGACGCGATCGTCCTGCTGTCGTTCGGTGGTCCGGAGTCACCGGAGGAGGTCATGCCCTTCCTGCGCCGGGTGACCGGTGGACGTGGCATCCCCGACGAGCGACTGGAAGAAGTGGCCCACCACTACATGGAGTTCGGCGGTCGCAGCCCCATCAACGACCAGTGCCGGGCCCTGCAGTCGGCGTTGCACGACGAACTGCGCCGGCGGGGCATCAGCACCCCCGTGCTGTGGGGCAACCGCAACAGCGAACCGTTCCTGACCGATGTGCTGCGGGAGGCCTACGACGGCGGCATGCGCAATGTCGTCGCGCTCACCACGAGCGCCTACTCCTCCTACAGCTCGTGTCGGCAGTACCGCGAGAACATCGCTGCCTCGCTGGCCGAACTCGCCGAGGAAGGCAAGGAACTCCACGTCGACAAGGTGCGCCAGTACGCCACGCATCCCAGCTTCGCACGCACCAACATCCGGCTGATCACCGACGCCGTCCGTGCGGCCGACCAGCCTGACGACTCCAAACTGCGGGTCGTGTTCGTGACCCACTCCATCCCCGAGGCGATGGACGACACCTCCGGCCCGGGCGATGGGGAGGGAAACCTGTACGAGCACCAGCACGACGAACTGGCGCACGTCGCACTCGACGAGATCGGCGCGACGCTCGACCGCGACCTCGACGGCGCACTGGTCTACTGCTCGCGGTCCGGCCCGCCCAGCCAGCCCTGGCTC
This is a stretch of genomic DNA from Yimella lutea. It encodes these proteins:
- a CDS encoding ferrochelatase: MSSPTADPRDPADSGSAPMNPEAASDATTDPTTDPTTDPTTDIGQTTPEPQPSGEGGDTALPPYDAIVLLSFGGPESPEEVMPFLRRVTGGRGIPDERLEEVAHHYMEFGGRSPINDQCRALQSALHDELRRRGISTPVLWGNRNSEPFLTDVLREAYDGGMRNVVALTTSAYSSYSSCRQYRENIAASLAELAEEGKELHVDKVRQYATHPSFARTNIRLITDAVRAADQPDDSKLRVVFVTHSIPEAMDDTSGPGDGEGNLYEHQHDELAHVALDEIGATLDRDLDGALVYCSRSGPPSQPWLEPDINDHLRSLAEDGVTDVVVAPIGFISDHMEVKFDLDTEAAETAQEVGLRMTRVPTVGIDLEFVSGLVDLVEERAAQARGEQVTMPAWPGEAMPPICRPGCCPNLRTALPAACGSD